The following nucleotide sequence is from Candidatus Methylarchaceae archaeon HK02M2.
ATTTTTTAGCAAGCTCACCCATCTTAAAAGTATCTTTTCTAAGCCGTTCTAACTCGATATCCATTAGTCGTGACATTTGATTTCCTTTAAACTGAACCCACCTTTATGTATTGTTCTGAGAGCTTAAGTCTTAATAAGAATCGATTTTTAACTGGTTCAATAATTCATATCGTATAAATATAAGTAAATGATAAAACTTTTTTATTCAATTACTTGCTTAAAGAGGTTGAAGGTCATGTCAAGTATTACTCTTAGAGTCGCAGAGACCTACCCCACACATGTAGGAAGGGGTGTTGCAGTTGTTGATCCAAAAATAGTTGACGAGATGGGGTGGACCTCTGGTGATATTATAGAAATAGTTGGAAAAAGAAAGACTCACTCATTACTTTGGCTCGGTCGTCCAGAAGATTATGGAAAGGGTTTGATTAGAATTGACGGCTATATTCGAAACAACGCTAAAACTGGAATTGATGATAAAGTAAACATACGAAGAACCGAAGCCAAAATTGCTCAAAAAATAACTTTGGCCCCTACCGAACCTCTGCGAATTGTTGGTGGAGAAGAGTACCTTCGACAGATATTAGAAGGAAGAGTATTGACAAGAGGGGACAGTGTTGTTATAAACATAATGGGACGAAAGATCGATTTGATTGTTACTAATGTGACCCCAATAGCCGATGCAGCCCTTATTGATGAGAACACTCAAGTGACAATAAGCGAAAAGATGGTCAAGGCAGTACCAGAAGCTATCCCAAGGGTGTCCTATGAAGATATAGGTGGATTAAGACATGAGATTCAAAAAGTGAGGGAGATGATAGAACTTCCGTTAAAACATCCAGAAATCTTTGAGAGGTTAGGTGTAGAAGCTCCCAAAGGAGTCTTATTACATGGACCTCCAGGAACGGGGAAGACTTTACTAGCTAAAGCAGTTGCCAACGAGACGAATGCCAACTTCAATTCGATAAGTGGACCTGAGATTATGAGCAAGTTCTATGGTGAGAGTGAAGAGAGATTAAGGGATATATTCAAGCAAGCCCAAGAAAATTCCCCCAGCATAATCTTCATAGATGAAATCGATTCTCTCGCCCCTAAAAGAGAGGAAGTAACAGGTGATGTA
It contains:
- a CDS encoding CDC48 family AAA ATPase — translated: MSSITLRVAETYPTHVGRGVAVVDPKIVDEMGWTSGDIIEIVGKRKTHSLLWLGRPEDYGKGLIRIDGYIRNNAKTGIDDKVNIRRTEAKIAQKITLAPTEPLRIVGGEEYLRQILEGRVLTRGDSVVINIMGRKIDLIVTNVTPIADAALIDENTQVTISEKMVKAVPEAIPRVSYEDIGGLRHEIQKVREMIELPLKHPEIFERLGVEAPKGVLLHGPPGTGKTLLAKAVANETNANFNSISGPEIMSKFYGESEERLRDIFKQAQENSPSIIFIDEIDSLAPKREEVTGDVEKRIVSQLLALMDGLESRGKVVVIGATNRPDSIDPALRRPGRFDREIEIGIPDRQGRLEILQIHTRGMPLTDDVQLDKLADITHGFVGADLEALCKEAAIGTLRRILPEVDLEQVSIPAEILNKITVTMKDFQNALKEVEPSAMREVLVEIPMIKWDDVGGLEDIKQEMKEAIEWPLKHREIFDYADVTPSKGILLYGPPGTGKTLLAKAVANESEANFISIKGPALLSKWVGESERGVREVFRKARQAAPCIIFFDELDAITPIRGGG